Proteins from a genomic interval of Lolium perenne isolate Kyuss_39 chromosome 1, Kyuss_2.0, whole genome shotgun sequence:
- the LOC127339261 gene encoding uncharacterized protein — MGNSLRCCLACVLPCGALDLIRIVHLSGRIEEYGRPVAAGEILAANPNHVLSKPCSQGVVRRILIVSPESELERGEIYFLIPASSVPERKKKATSHAGAAGGHDGKTSGHVKSKASSDRGSGRPHVGDVPSEKRSLHRRRTSTGGRTAVWRPHLECIVEGT; from the coding sequence ATGGGCAATAGCTTGAGATGCTGCCTAGCTTGCGTCCTACCCTGCGGCGCGCTGGACCTGATCAGGATCGTCCACCTTAGCGGCCGCATCGAGGAGTATGGCCGGccggtcgccgccggcgagatcctCGCCGCCAACCCGAACCACGTGCTGAGCAAGCCGTGCTCGCAGGGCGTCGTGCGGAGGATACTCATCGTCTCCCCAGAGTCTGAGCTGGAGCGCGGCGAGATATACTTCCTCATCCCGGCCTCCTCAGTgccggagaggaagaagaaggccacCTCGCACGCCGGTGCCGCTGGAGGCCACGACGGCAAGACCAGCGGACATGTCAAGAGCAAGGCATCTTCCGATCGTGGAAGTGGCCGTCCTCACGTGGGCGATGTGCCGTCGGAGAAGAGGTCTTTGCATCGGCGGCGGACGAGCACCGGCGGCCGGACAGCTGTGTGGAGGCCGCACCTCGAGTGCATTGTAGAGGGCACTTGA
- the LOC127292815 gene encoding uncharacterized protein, with amino-acid sequence MGQEQKGEEASSSSGIYTYKHRDDKGVDTHEIFLKRSRARVLLSYAGVVFLLAIVCQSFLGKEGLCLGSVWSITFGVLVAKCLQYKPVMKESVVIMPSFGVQLEIHFWSRRIGRDRCGVVRQQFPHEQTILMLQSGAVDRRFIPIGKILKPLLNECVTPVTCYWSLVLLLRDEEELKLVFQVRCPVKLLEF; translated from the exons ATGGGGCAAGAACAGAAAGGAGAAGAAGCATCCAGTTCCAGTGGCATTTATACTTACAAGCATCGCGATGACAAGGGAGTCGATACCCATGAGATTTTTCTCAAGAGGAGCAGAGCCCGTGTCCTGCTGTCGTACGCTGGAGTCGTTTTCCTTCTCGCAATTGTCTGCCAGTCATTTCTGGGGAAG GAGGGGTTATGCCTCGGATCAGTGTGGAGTATCACCTTTGGAGTCCTGGTTGCCAAATGTTTGCAATACAAACCCGTGATGAAAG AGTCGGTAGTGATAATGCCATCTTTTGGGGTTCAGCTAGAAATACATTTttggag CAGAAGAATTGGTAGAGACAGATGTGGTGTGGTTCGCCAGCAATTCCCTCATGAACAAACAATCCTCATGTTACAGAG TGGAGCAGTTGATCGCCGTTTCATACCCATTGGCAAGATTCTGAAGCCACTGCTGAACGAGTGTGTGACACCGGTCACCTGTTACTGGAGCTTGGTGTTGCTTCTTCGTGATGAAGAGGAACTCAAGCTAGTTTTTCAG